The DNA window TACTTAGCTGAATATTAAAGCCATACATAAACAGCATTGCGCATTAGTAATGTATGGTAGATTACGATGACGGCAAAGATCATGCATGGCAGATGCAAGCTGATCAGGCTGCTTAGAGACAGAACCAAAGATCTAGCAACTGGTGTGAACTCAGAGTGGATATTAATGGACagtactcaattttttttactaaaaacagCCAAGTCGAAGCTCCAAATCCAAAACCTCCTTCGGATCTTCACATCTCATTTCCAAGTCCAAGCTAATAATCCCACTTGTCCTCGAAACTTTAAGCTGATCACCATCTTGTACgaaattcttcttcaattctCCAACACCAACCACAGCTCTCATATCGCTTATCTTCCTTGTTGAATTTATACTCTGAGGACATTCAACTATGGATTTCTTTTCTGGGTAAGAAGGTGAAGAGAAAGAAGCGAGGAATGGAGAGAGCAAGGAATGATCATGAGTGTGATCAGGGTATGGTGAGAACTTGGATGAGGGATAAGGTAAAGGTTTAGGGTTAGACATGGAAGGTTTTGGATATTCAAAAAACCAAGAAGGTAGCTGTTTTAGCCTGGCTCTATCTCTCCTGTGAACATTCATATGTCCCCCTAGTGCTTGAGCTGAGCTGAATTCTCTCTTGCAAAAGCTGCATGTGTAATTTCTTTTCGGCCATGAAATACCAGTTGAATGTTCTCCTTCAAAGATCACGTTGTTCCACTCCCATTTGTCTTTAACAGTGGTACTTTTCTGCAGATAGTTCCTGTCCATGGCTATACACATACACTTCCGGTTCAATCCAACGTAAGAAGATCAAATTAACAACAAGACCAGTTAGTTTAAATGCAGGCTGAAAAGGGGAGAGAAAGCTCAATGAAGTGAGAAATGCTGTTGCTTCATGAACTCTCGGGCTAGTTATGAGCCAGAAACTGAAAATCCCATCAATGCAAGTGTACTCACCTGCAAATGTCTGCTGCTATTTGTATATTACCTCAGCAACTTATGTACATTGAAAACTTAGGGCGCCAGTGTTGTTCTTTTTTTGCTAAATCCAGGGGAGATCTAGTGGATGGTTCTCTTACAACATTAATAAATGGTGGTTTGTGAAGTACCCCTAACTTTTCAAGACAAAGGGAACTAGATGTGtgactatatatatttatgtgttAGGTTTaatgacaatatatatatatatatatataggttcaGGTGATGATTTGAACAATTGAATCTGAAGGATTTGGTATGTGAGGAAGTGTTAGTCCATCCATCTAtagtaaatcaattttttttgttgctaaatTTGACTTTTAAAGGGACTGTTCAAGATTTTATTGGTTCAGATTTTAGACAAAAACTGAAAAAGATTTTGcaaaatttttattcatttactaaatggaagtatttttttcattaattttatatttacgctagcaatttttactttattttagtccaaaaaataaaataaaaattgaacaaactgttgactatttttattttttaactgattcttattcttttataaatccaaagaaaaatcttatacatgtaagaaatataaaaacatgagatgaaaactcaaaaatcatatccatgaaaaaatacatttttacaACCATTAAATGTGTTTCATAAATACATTTATCATCTTGTCTTTCATTAGAtattattagataatttttacTTACAAAACCTAAATGATCGCTATGTAATTAGATGTTTAGTTTGTGatagcaaaaataattaaaaaattaactaaaaaatcaatttttttaatctgtttttgacttctcaaaataaaaaagaggaagcatcaaataattaataataataaaaaaatgtttagacaGTAGAATAACCTTatatttaagagagaaaaaaatgaaagcaattAAACTTGTAGGAACATGTTGGAAACTAGACATAAATTATAAAGACAAGATGAGCTAATTCTCCCCTCGAAGATGCTCCAAAACCTCCaagttgaaaaaattataaacaaccaTCTTACGAGTATTAATACAGCCAGAAAATGTTTGAATGTATGTTGCAACTTCAACAACAGAGATCACGCATTAAGTAGCAAAGAGCCTAAGGCATTCCGAGACTAAACAGAAGTGCCAGTTGATGATATAAAGGAAAGGggatatcaaatataatttaaagtgaGCATAATTGGAAAAATTGGAAATCCTTAAGACAATCTCAATACCAAAGGTGGTTTCCCTAAAGGGAATCGGCATCCGAGCTGCTACTTTGGTGCTCCGCGGCATGTGCAAATTAATGGGAAAATCCTTGTTCCCATGCTGCTTCTCTTAAAATGAACTTGTCGAGTTTGATGAAGCAGTGCAGGTTCCCTTGCACTTTTACATAGTTGAACAGTAAGTAAGAAGCAATACAAAGTGAAAGGCAAAGCAAACTCATACAGCAAGTTGAGAGACCTGTGTTTTTCACTTTCAGCCCTTGTTAGAAGAAAAGGTAAACTCATCCTGGATGTTAGTAGTACCAACAATGAATTTACAATTCCATAGAAGTAACCTTTTGACCGTTTAACCTTGGTAATTACTGTAGAAATATTGAGAGAAACTCTAGCTATGTATATGATGTTGTGTGTAGAAGTTCAAGCGGAGGAGCCTACTCTATATGGCAAATGTGGTTAATATCTAAGCCAACAGGGATTTGTAGGAGCTACTCTGCCATGCCAACAAGTAAAGACTGAATAGctaaaaaggaaggaaaacaaaaataagttcCATCAGAAGAAGTCATCAAATGCACCCTCTTTATCACCGTTATCAGAACCTGCACGGTGAATCATCAATAGAAAGAAACGTTAGTCTTCATTACTGAAGCAAGGGGAAAATAATATTGTAACGAATTTCTGAATCATGTGTTGTTTTGTGGAAGAAAGAATTTAATGAAACGAGCTTTCATTTTAATGAAAATCTGCAGATACAATTTCAATCAGGAAAGCAAGCTGACCTGAAATTTCTGTTGTTGAAAGATCCTGAACTATCAGCTGGAAAGCATTAGGATCAGGGGAAGAGAAGTCAACTGAGGCAAGGGCAGGAACTGGAAAAGTGAAATCAGAGTCACTGGATGAGGCATCAGAGTTATTGGGAGCAACATCAGCCTGAACATCAATTTTGACGGGTAGGGAAGTTGAATTTGAGTTCGATGAAGCATATAAGATCATTTTCAGCTCTGCAAATTGATCGGACATGGAATATAACATCCTGAGACACGCTAAAACAGGTCAAGTATTAGTCACACTAAGGATTAGTTTATAAATTGTCATGAACAAAGCAGATTTGACAGTGCAGAGATCCAACAAAGTGTGAAGAGTGGTTCAAACTGTCATATAGACATATCCCACCTTATTTCATACATTACTTGTCAAGGATGCAGTATGTTGGACTTTATAATTGACATCCAACATAAATCTAAAAAGATAAATCTTGAGGCAAAGttattcttttcagtttatcACACTATCCTTACTTGTTCAGTGAGGCCTGAAGTCGATAGACTCTTCGTTCAGTTTCTTCTAGTTTTTTGCGTCTTTTTTCACTTAATTTGCAGACTTCTGCATATGTCCTTTCAAAATTATCAGCTCTTTGTTTTTCTGACAACAACAAGGCCTGTCCAACATAAAAGAAGGGCCTACATTTATTAGAATCCAACTATAGgatttagaaacaaaaaaccaCATTTCtcttaaacaatataaattacaaattctAGCTTGAAAAGTATGCAAGCAAGGACAAAGAGATTTTGACTATTAGCAAAATCTGCTCCTAGTAAGATGCTTTCACCATTTTAAGTATTCTGACAAACCTACTCATACATTAAACTGTTAATATTTATATTCGTTTTCTCAATTGGCAATGGCATAAACTGTTTTTCTCACTTTGAATTCTTTTCTATACCAGGTAAAAAGACAGTaactagcaaaaacaaaaatgctgcCTTTTAACCAGCAACACCCTGAAAGGATAAGGATAGGGggaaattcaagaataaaaattccCTATGAAATACTGGCATTCTGTTAACcttattttcatgaatttcaCGGTTCCTACAAATtgaataaagcaaataaaaatttaagcaacTCTACAAttagacaaaaaataatttcaaatagagAAATGCCCCataatcttttaacattgattacattttcaacttaaaaaccGAATTTCTCAGTTCTTTCCTCCTGAATATTGAATCTTTTCTAAAGTCATTTTCTTCCCCACGAGTTATTACAGTGAAAGCATCTTGCTAGTTGTGTGATTAACCTTGTTCCTGATTAGGGGGGAGCTTCTGAAATAGACGCCTTTGTGTTGTGTTAATCACCTTCTATTTGGCCCTACTATTAATT is part of the Populus trichocarpa isolate Nisqually-1 chromosome 2, P.trichocarpa_v4.1, whole genome shotgun sequence genome and encodes:
- the LOC18096134 gene encoding transcriptional regulator SUPERMAN, whose protein sequence is MCIAMDRNYLQKSTTVKDKWEWNNVIFEGEHSTGISWPKRNYTCSFCKREFSSAQALGGHMNVHRRDRARLKQLPSWFFEYPKPSMSNPKPLPYPSSKFSPYPDHTHDHSLLSPFLASFSSPSYPEKKSIVECPQSINSTRKISDMRAVVGVGELKKNFVQDGDQLKVSRTSGIISLDLEMRCEDPKEVLDLELRLGCF